The Nicotiana tomentosiformis chromosome 2, ASM39032v3, whole genome shotgun sequence genome includes the window AACTTTACTTCAACATTCAAAAGCCCACCTAAATATGATTTTCTATATTGTGGTTCGTCACTGTACGGGAACTTGAGCCCGCAGAGAGTACGAGAGTGGTTAGCTTTTCACGTGAGGCTGTTCGGTGAAAAATCTCATTTCGTAATTCACGATGCTGGGGGTGTACACGAGGGGGTAATGGAGGTGTTAAAGCCATGGATGGATAAAGGATACGTGACATTACAGGATATAAGGGATCAAGAGAGATTTGATGGATATTATCATAATCAGTTCCTTATTGTGAATGATTGTTTGCATAGGTATAAGTTTCAAGCCAAATGGATGTTCTTCTTTGATGTGGATGAGTTCATTTTTGTGCCTAAAAAGAGTACTATTAAGTCTGTGGTTGATTCGTTAGCGGATTATACGCAATTCACCATTGAGCAGATGCCTATGTCGAACAAGCTTTGTCTCTCTGAGGACCGCGGTAAATCCTACAGGTATAACTTGTTAATTTCTTACATTTCCTTTTGGCATTTTATTAAGAACGTTTTATGTTTAATAGCATTAGAAACTCAAATTTGGTTAGTATATTTATCAGCAAACATTCGCAATGCTAACTTTCCATTGACCCATGTTGCATTAGAAATTTGGTGCTTAAAATAAATCAACCATCCCAATTTGGTGTTAAGTAAAAAATTTCGTCTCTCTTTTGGATATTAAACAATACCAAACATGTTAGATAGTAGTTATTTCCTCTGTTTCAGAGTATCTAAAATGTTCTGAGGGAAGGTTCTTTTCCCTTCTATCCTCccttagttttgatatttttgTATTTGTGAGTATTTGATTAGCACTGAAATTAACGGGGTTGGATTGTTTGTGATGTGATTTTTATGTGGCATAGTTCAAGTAAGCTTCATGCCGGATTGGACTAGCCTGGCAGGAACAGTTACATGTTTTATAGCTTACATTCATACTAGGCATTTTCATTAACTTCTTTTGAGTTTGTTTCCAAGTTCTGAAATGGTATGATTAGGGGATGGTTAGATATTCTGATAATATTATGTCGTCTGGTGGTTTTGAACTCTACTTATTGATGTCTTGTGGTGGTGGATAATTGAGATGCTTTGATGGATTATTAGACTGTTCACAAGTAGGTATTTAGTCTTGTGATAATGACTTAAAATATTAACTCCTTGTTGTATTATCCTAGTGGAAGTTAAGCTGTCTTAAATTGTCCATACTCTATTTCCTTCGATGAACCTGTTTTGGCTGGATCGGATGTGTTTGTCCATGGTGTTTGGAATTGAAAACTTGACCAAATTTGTTGCCCTGAAGAAATTTTAGATGTTCAGTGCTCATTACCAATTAGAGTTGATTTTCCTATAATAGGGGTCATTACGTAGTTGAACCTGAGCATTTTTTTAAGTAATGAGTTGACTCTGAGGCTCCTCTGATAGTGATTGAAAGTTTAAACCACTGTTTCTTCTTCTGTTCTTCTATGGTAAGCTAGATTATCATAATCCGGGAGGTTTGAGAAAAGAAAATGATTTGCGAATCTGTTAGATTGTGTTTTTTGTTCGATGGTATTGCCTGCATTCTGATACTGTTCCAACATAGTCGACTCGAGATCGTCTTTGCTTTATATATTTTACAGAAAGTCATCTACGTGTCTCAAAATTTTGAGAGGAAACGCTTAAATTGACGACTGAATGGTAATGTGACTGCAGAAAATGGGGGTTCGAGAAGCTAGTGTACAAGGATGTGAAGAGGGGAATTAGGAGGGATCGGAAATATGCAGTGCAACCTCGCAATGTAATAGCCACTGGTGTGCATATGTCTCAGAACACAGTAGGCAAGACAACACACAAGACAGAAGGGCGTATCAAGTATTTCCACTATCACGGGACCATTGCAGAGCGCCGGGAGCCATGCCGACAGCTGGTCAACGCCACGTCGATCACGGTTGACGGTACCCCTTATATTGTGGATACCACAATGAGGGATATTGCTGCAACTGTAAAGAGATTCGAACTCAAGATGATCGGCTCTACATTACAAAGAACGCGGCAATGAGAGGTCAACATTGCCGCTGCTTTCTTTCATTTTACATGTGTTAttacttttaa containing:
- the LOC104089939 gene encoding galactan beta-1,4-galactosyltransferase GALS3-like; the protein is MSTKEKERKMFVGVVWNCAAELKFLLTALLFLCSLITLLHFLPSRFYFSPSDLANSCLSTPVDHSLSHFNATNSSALPPPPPPPSSLDKDRLLENGVVKRAFNPFGSAAYNFILMSAYRGGYNTFAVMGLASKPLHVYGKPSYLCEWVPFNKNHNSISVTGHKILPDWGYGRVYTVLVINCTFPVPVGDDGGKLLIHAATNGGGDTKLNTTDTFEALTETGEDFINFTSTFKSPPKYDFLYCGSSLYGNLSPQRVREWLAFHVRLFGEKSHFVIHDAGGVHEGVMEVLKPWMDKGYVTLQDIRDQERFDGYYHNQFLIVNDCLHRYKFQAKWMFFFDVDEFIFVPKKSTIKSVVDSLADYTQFTIEQMPMSNKLCLSEDRGKSYRKWGFEKLVYKDVKRGIRRDRKYAVQPRNVIATGVHMSQNTVGKTTHKTEGRIKYFHYHGTIAERREPCRQLVNATSITVDGTPYIVDTTMRDIAATVKRFELKMIGSTLQRTRQ